One Odontesthes bonariensis isolate fOdoBon6 chromosome 17, fOdoBon6.hap1, whole genome shotgun sequence genomic window carries:
- the cdc25b gene encoding M-phase inducer phosphatase 2 translates to MESTIGSTSPVNAAFKRRPDAIHGLSSLTLPDLSTKTAHCRNLFSPGPAAVLSPVTNLALDMNNLAGLGSEQPHSECDTPKRRKLPPLVKVPSFASDVSSDAGLGLDLPSPSDDEVEDTFEKAIQQSSRVFNEKMPIRRINSLPLQLLGFSPSLKGQDDSNRYGIFGQQPSQMNTSSTSHRDNKENMEGFEFKKPSKPASRYRVRSNSEHSKDAFALRPNSAPALMLSSPPPVQQLDLYDSSPMFLRRSSLTSSLNDDDDDGFLDVLDDNMESDSGMPMGMASLLTAPLMADRIGEDSPVMRWRPRNLFRSPSMPSPMSRPSVKRPDCPGDENTPVRVKRRRSVAGTQVTSLEQNPESPRMSSALLQRSKSFCQTDIETLLDRVDGSNELIGDFTKPFVLPTVEGKHQDLKYITSEMMVSALTNQFDHVVEQVIVIDCRYPYEFEGGHIKGALNLHQEDQVEDFLLKTPIVPSSLEKRVVVIFHCEFSSERGPRMCRFVRERDRALNEYPKLHYPELYILKGGYKDFFPHFQAQCEPQSYRPMHHEEFKEDLRKFRLKSRTWAGERSKRDMYSRLKNL, encoded by the exons ATGGAGTCCACCATTGGCAGCACTAGTCCCGTTAACGCCGCTTTTAAAAGAAGGCCCGATGCGATCCACGGGCTCTCCTCGCTCACTCTGCCGGACCTCAGCACAAAGACCGCGCACTGCAGGAATCTGTTCTCCCCTGGACCCGCGGCGGTGCTGTCTCCAGTCACCAATTTAGCTCTGGACATGAACAATTTAGCTGGCCTCGGAAG CGAACAGCCACACAGCGAATGTGATACCCCGAAAAGGAGAAAGCTTCCCCCCCTTGTGAAGGTTCCCTCCTTTGCCTCTGACGTCTCATCTGATGCTG GCCTTGGTTTGGATCTCCCCAGCCCTTCAGATGATGAAGTGGAGGACAC ATTTGAAAAGGCCATACAACAGTCGAGCCGGGTTTTTAACGA GAAGATGCCAATTCGAAGAATCAACTCATTGCCA CTCCAGCTCCTTGGTTTCAGTCCATCTCTGAAGGGGCAAGATGATTCTAACCGCTATGGAATATTTGGCCAACAACCCTCCCAAATGAATACATCCTCCACCTCTCATCGCGACAACAAGGAGAACATG gagggctttgaatttaaaaaaccaTCCAAGCCCGCGTCGCGGTACCGCGTGCGCTCCAACAGCGAACATTCAAAGGACGCCTTTGCCCTCCGTCCCAACTCGGCGCCGGCTCTCATG CTCTCCTCGCCTCCTCCAGTCCAGCAGCTGGACCTCTACGACTCCAGCCCCATGTTTCTGAGACGCTCCTCCCTCACCTCCTCTCTGAACGACGACGACGACGACGGCTTTTTGGACGTACTCGACGACAACATGGAG AGCGACTCTGGGATGCCGATGGGAATGGCAAGTTTGCTCACTGCCCCACTGATGGCTGACCGCATAGGAGAAGACTCT CCTGTTATGCGGTGGCGGCCACGAAACCTGTTCCGCTCGCCTTCCATGCCCAGTCCGATGTCCCGTCCCTCTGTGAAGCGTCCCGACTGCCCCGGGGATGAAAACACGCCTGTGAGGGTGAAGAGGCGGCGTAGTGTGGCGGGAACACAGGTCACTTCCCTGGAGCAAAACCCTGAATCCCCAAGAATG AGCAGTGCACTGCTACAGAGGTCCAAGTCTTTCTGTCAGACAGACATTGAAACGCTGCTCGACAGGGTGGATGGTTCTAATGAGCTAATAGGTGATTTCACTAAG cCTTTCGTACTCCCAACAGTGGAGGGAAAACATCAAGACCTCAAGTACATTACCTCAGAGATG aTGGTGTCAGCTCTGACCAACCAGTTTGATCATGTAGTTGAGCAAGTCATCGTCATTGACTGCCGCTACCCCTACGAGTTCGAAGGCGGACACATCAAA GGAGCGCTGAACCTGCACCAGGAAGACCAAGTGGAGGATTTCCTCCTCAAGACCCCCATCGTCCCCTCCAGCCTAGAGAAACGAGTGGTCGTCATCTTCCACTGCGAGTTTTCGTCGGAGCGCGGCCCTCGAATGTGCCGCTTCGTCAGGGAGCGAGACCGCGCTTTGAACGAGTATCCCAAACTCCACTACCCCGAGCTCTACATCCTCAAGGGGGGATACAAAGActtcttccctcattttcaG GCCCAGTGTGAACCTCAGTCCTACCGGCCCATGCACCACGAAGAGTTCAAGGAGGACTTGAGGAAGTTTCGCCTCAAAAGTCGCACCTGGGCCGGGGAGCGTAGCAAGAGAGACATGTACAGCCGCCTGAAGAACCTGTGA